One window from the genome of Flavobacteriales bacterium encodes:
- a CDS encoding chloride channel protein: MDKMLRILSIVFSNFFAWRQKHIKHRHFVLILSAIVGVLSGLVAIFIRNAVHLVEWLLKRNFINDYHNYLFFIYPLIGILLTIIIVKYLLRSPVEHGIPNALHAISQRNSKIKKKSMYSSILTSVLTVGFGGSVGLEGPTVGTSTAIGSNLGQWARLNYKTKTLLIGCAASGALASIFQAPIAAIVFAIEVMMLDLTMSSMIPLLVASVSAALTSTLIEGDRLLFKFPMEKFTAMDLPFYILLGIGTGICSIYFTKTFLYIHKLFDNQKDIFLRAIIGGSLLGILIFFIPPLYGEGYDTINSIIEGRYTDIFEFSVFYGFKDNIFLVLVFLFMIVFFKTIATSLTFGAGGVGGIFAPSLFMGSTVGFTCAKMYNSFGFNQLSESNFTLVGMAGVMAGVLHAPLTAIFLIAEITGGYELFIPLMVCASIAYLTVKITVPHSVYTMQLAERGELITHDKDQAVLSLMNLEAEIERDFQTVSADMKLGELIHVIAESDRNIYPVLDNDLALIGLVRLNKIRNIMFKSELHETTFVHEVMSPIEDSVGLHENMDNVMRKFDKIEIWNLPVIADGKYVGFVSKSKLFTAYRKLLKEFYEE; the protein is encoded by the coding sequence ATGGACAAGATGCTCAGAATTTTATCAATTGTATTCTCTAATTTCTTTGCTTGGCGCCAAAAGCACATTAAGCATAGACATTTTGTTCTAATCTTAAGTGCAATTGTCGGTGTATTATCTGGACTAGTAGCCATTTTTATAAGGAATGCCGTACACTTGGTGGAATGGCTTCTTAAAAGAAACTTCATTAACGACTATCATAACTACCTCTTCTTTATATACCCATTGATAGGTATTCTTCTCACAATTATTATTGTAAAATATTTATTGAGATCGCCAGTTGAGCATGGAATACCAAATGCACTTCATGCCATATCACAAAGAAATAGTAAGATTAAGAAGAAGAGCATGTACTCCTCAATTCTTACAAGTGTACTTACTGTTGGCTTTGGAGGATCTGTAGGATTAGAGGGCCCCACTGTTGGAACGAGTACAGCAATTGGATCTAATCTTGGTCAGTGGGCCCGATTAAACTACAAGACTAAAACACTTCTAATTGGCTGCGCAGCTTCCGGGGCATTGGCTTCCATATTTCAGGCGCCCATTGCTGCAATTGTGTTCGCAATTGAAGTTATGATGTTAGACTTAACCATGTCTTCGATGATTCCTTTATTGGTGGCTTCTGTAAGCGCCGCACTTACTTCAACGTTAATTGAAGGCGATCGCTTACTATTTAAATTTCCAATGGAGAAATTTACAGCAATGGATCTACCATTTTATATTCTTTTAGGCATTGGTACTGGCATATGCTCTATCTACTTCACAAAGACCTTTCTCTACATCCATAAATTATTCGATAATCAAAAGGACATCTTCTTAAGAGCAATAATAGGAGGTAGTTTACTAGGAATATTAATCTTCTTCATCCCTCCCCTCTACGGGGAAGGATATGACACAATTAATTCCATTATCGAAGGTCGATATACGGATATTTTTGAGTTCAGTGTTTTCTATGGATTTAAGGATAATATTTTCCTTGTTCTCGTATTCCTATTTATGATAGTATTTTTCAAAACTATAGCAACTAGTTTAACATTTGGCGCAGGTGGTGTTGGTGGAATATTTGCCCCTTCCCTCTTCATGGGTAGCACAGTGGGATTTACTTGTGCGAAAATGTATAACTCATTTGGGTTCAATCAGCTTTCTGAAAGTAATTTCACATTAGTCGGAATGGCAGGTGTAATGGCAGGAGTACTTCACGCCCCACTTACAGCAATATTTCTAATTGCAGAAATTACAGGTGGATATGAACTGTTTATTCCCCTCATGGTTTGTGCGTCCATCGCTTACCTCACAGTAAAAATCACGGTTCCTCATTCTGTATATACGATGCAACTTGCAGAACGCGGTGAACTCATAACACACGATAAAGATCAAGCAGTATTAAGCTTAATGAACTTAGAAGCAGAAATAGAAAGAGATTTCCAAACCGTAAGTGCCGACATGAAACTTGGTGAACTAATACATGTAATCGCAGAATCGGACAGAAATATCTATCCGGTTTTAGATAATGACCTGGCTCTAATAGGATTAGTAAGATTGAATAAGATTAGAAATATCATGTTCAAATCAGAACTCCATGAAACCACCTTTGTTCACGAGGTAATGTCGCCGATTGAAGATTCTGTGGGACTCCATGAAAACATGGATAATGTAATGCGTAAGTTCGACAAAATAGAGATTTGGAATCTACCAGTAATAGCAGATGGAAAGTACGTAGGGTTCGTTTCTAAATCGAAACTATTTACCGCTTACAGAAAATTACTCAAAGAGTTCTACGAGGAGTAG
- a CDS encoding DNA recombination protein RmuC: MAEIRKNVEDASTSSRESMQSELSKINDDIKSFQQSSTDNLQKQFTTSHKIINDVTEKLTEIQGTNNQVLGFAEQMNSLENILKNPKQRGILGEYFLEALLSNILQPNQYELQYKFSNGEIVDSVIFFNNKIIPIDSKFSLEKYNRMVQTNDKTTREALEKEFKNDVKNRIDETSKYIRPEEDTTEFAFMFIPAEGVYYNLLVYNVGTLEMNSHDLIEYAFKKRVIIVSPTSFYAYLETVLQGLKALKFEESVKEIIKRVELLGNHLNGYETYLDKLGKNLGTTVNMYNEASREFKKIDKDVVRITDGRVSNSYETKAISKPEDPYKD, translated from the coding sequence ATGGCAGAAATAAGAAAAAACGTGGAAGATGCTAGTACCTCCAGTCGAGAAAGTATGCAAAGCGAACTTTCAAAAATTAATGATGACATTAAATCATTTCAACAGTCGTCTACCGATAATTTACAGAAACAATTTACCACAAGCCACAAGATAATAAATGACGTAACTGAAAAACTCACTGAAATTCAGGGCACCAATAATCAAGTACTCGGATTTGCCGAGCAAATGAATAGTTTGGAAAACATACTTAAAAATCCGAAGCAAAGAGGAATACTAGGTGAGTACTTCCTGGAAGCTCTACTGAGTAATATCCTACAACCAAATCAATACGAACTCCAATACAAATTCTCGAATGGTGAAATAGTGGATTCTGTAATATTCTTTAATAATAAAATCATCCCAATAGATTCTAAATTCTCTTTAGAGAAATACAACCGCATGGTTCAAACAAATGATAAAACCACCAGAGAAGCACTCGAAAAAGAGTTCAAGAATGATGTGAAAAACAGAATCGATGAAACCTCAAAATACATCAGACCTGAAGAAGACACGACAGAATTCGCATTTATGTTTATTCCTGCTGAAGGCGTGTATTACAACCTTTTAGTGTACAACGTTGGCACTCTAGAAATGAATAGCCACGACCTTATTGAATATGCTTTCAAAAAAAGAGTGATTATAGTCTCTCCTACTTCTTTCTACGCATACCTCGAAACTGTATTGCAAGGTTTAAAAGCTCTCAAGTTTGAAGAATCTGTAAAGGAGATTATTAAACGAGTTGAGCTGCTAGGTAATCATCTTAATGGTTACGAAACATATCTCGATAAACTAGGGAAAAACCTTGGCACCACTGTAAACATGTACAATGAGGCTTCCAGAGAATTTAAAAAAATAGATAAAGACGTGGTCCGAATTACTGATGGGCGGGTTTCAAATAGCTATGAAACCAAAGCAATAAGCAAACCCGAAGACCCTTATAAAGATTGA
- a CDS encoding GWxTD domain-containing protein codes for MHFKLLFIVLSLFCIANCTGPKNISNINLSYLYEEGSLIHPEFQAYHISSIKSRLFIKLKSNEFLHTKELNEKNFSAKIKIKIEVLNSYESSEIIDSSSIFIKHFGSNEDIESIIESIDFSAAMNGRYLLRISISDTKRRLNANFYKSLNKYNKYESNNFHVSKTAKGATIFNDFINSNEPIGIKYEYENTDTLYIKEYKRKLGFASPPFSLSPIKKNYQNPDTSYFILKKSLESFQYTATNFGLYHFTTKRDTIDGLTLFNFTKNFPEISNISEMIEPLRYITTKEEFQELKGSLDKKLAMDNFWISLGKDPSISKTLIKRYYRRVEKSNKVFSAEIEGWRTDRGLLYIVLGPPKAIYRTNDTETWIYGDDQNIEPLNFTFVKHKNKFTNSDYKLIRKPIYKNIWMTATSSWRQGRVFNAK; via the coding sequence ATGCATTTCAAATTGCTCTTTATTGTATTGTCTTTGTTCTGTATTGCAAACTGTACAGGACCAAAAAATATTAGCAACATAAATCTTTCTTATTTATACGAAGAAGGTTCTCTTATCCATCCCGAGTTTCAGGCATATCATATTTCCTCGATAAAATCCAGGCTATTTATCAAATTAAAATCAAATGAATTCCTTCATACTAAAGAGTTAAATGAGAAGAATTTCAGTGCTAAAATCAAGATTAAAATAGAAGTATTAAACTCATATGAATCTTCTGAAATAATTGACAGCTCAAGTATTTTCATAAAACATTTTGGAAGCAACGAAGACATTGAATCGATTATTGAGTCAATAGATTTTTCCGCCGCAATGAATGGAAGATATCTACTTCGAATTTCAATTTCTGACACTAAGAGAAGGCTTAATGCCAACTTTTACAAAAGCCTAAATAAGTATAACAAATATGAGTCAAACAACTTCCATGTCTCAAAAACAGCAAAGGGGGCAACAATATTCAACGATTTCATTAACTCCAATGAACCAATAGGAATTAAATATGAATACGAAAATACAGATACTCTATATATCAAAGAATATAAGCGCAAATTAGGCTTTGCATCACCCCCATTCAGCTTAAGTCCTATTAAGAAAAATTACCAAAACCCCGATACTTCCTATTTTATCCTTAAAAAAAGTTTAGAGTCATTTCAATACACAGCAACTAATTTTGGTCTATACCATTTCACGACAAAACGCGATACTATAGATGGCCTTACCTTATTTAATTTCACGAAAAACTTCCCGGAAATTTCGAACATTAGCGAAATGATTGAACCTCTGCGTTACATTACAACGAAAGAAGAGTTTCAAGAACTTAAAGGAAGTTTGGATAAGAAATTAGCCATGGATAACTTTTGGATTTCCCTTGGCAAAGATCCTTCTATATCCAAAACATTGATTAAACGATACTACAGAAGAGTTGAAAAATCTAATAAAGTATTTAGTGCTGAAATTGAAGGTTGGCGTACGGATAGAGGCTTACTCTATATTGTTTTGGGACCTCCAAAGGCAATATATCGTACTAACGATACCGAAACGTGGATTTATGGAGATGATCAAAATATAGAACCATTAAACTTTACCTTTGTTAAACATAAAAACAAGTTTACTAATAGCGACTACAAGCTTATTCGGAAACCGATTTATAAAAACATTTGGATGACGGCTACCAGTAGCTGGAGACAAGGAAGAGTATTTAATGCAAAATAA
- the rlmB gene encoding 23S rRNA (guanosine(2251)-2'-O)-methyltransferase RlmB, with amino-acid sequence MDDDLIYGFHPVLEALNQGKEINKIMIQKGLRGPLFSELNKRLKESDVQIQHVPIEKLNRVSNKNHQGIVAFLSPIEYTSLDMLLPSIYEKGETPLFLLLDHITDVRNFGAICRTAECAGVHGIIIPTKGGVLINADAVKVSSGALHKIPVCRTKSIGEALQFMKDSGIQIVSCTEHSKEPYFKADYTIPTAIVMGSEESGISKEGLDASDRKVMIPMLGDIESLNVSVAAGIILFESVKQRS; translated from the coding sequence ATGGATGATGATTTGATATATGGGTTTCACCCAGTCCTAGAAGCCTTAAACCAAGGAAAGGAGATTAATAAAATAATGATCCAAAAAGGTTTGCGTGGTCCGTTGTTCTCCGAACTAAATAAACGACTCAAAGAATCGGATGTTCAAATACAACATGTCCCTATTGAAAAACTGAATAGAGTAAGTAATAAGAATCACCAAGGAATCGTTGCTTTCCTATCACCTATCGAATATACTTCGCTCGATATGCTTTTACCAAGCATTTATGAAAAAGGTGAGACTCCCTTGTTTTTATTATTAGATCACATAACAGATGTTCGAAATTTTGGGGCAATATGCAGAACCGCTGAATGCGCAGGTGTTCACGGGATTATCATCCCAACGAAAGGAGGAGTTTTAATAAATGCTGACGCTGTGAAAGTATCTTCAGGAGCATTGCATAAAATACCTGTTTGCAGAACAAAAAGTATTGGTGAAGCTTTGCAATTCATGAAAGATAGTGGGATTCAAATTGTTTCCTGTACAGAACACTCCAAAGAGCCATACTTTAAGGCTGACTACACTATTCCAACTGCAATAGTTATGGGATCGGAAGAATCTGGGATTTCAAAAGAAGGGCTTGACGCCTCAGACCGCAAAGTCATGATACCAATGCTTGGCGATATAGAATCCCTAAATGTCTCTGTTGCAGCAGGTATTATTTTATTTGAATCTGTTAAACAAAGATCCTAG